A single region of the Dehalococcoides mccartyi genome encodes:
- a CDS encoding BppU family phage baseplate upper protein, whose product MATLTIPNSDKGYTLQFTVHDSAGAAKNLTGYTVTLKVWRPGAPATLLVTGACTISDAENGVVTYTLTGTDFALTGTYHAELELTMVSSEVTTVRESTGNFSITVAESG is encoded by the coding sequence ATGGCTACCTTAACAATACCGAACAGTGATAAGGGTTATACCCTGCAATTTACTGTCCATGATTCTGCCGGTGCAGCAAAAAACCTGACCGGGTACACAGTCACTTTGAAAGTCTGGAGACCTGGCGCACCTGCGACCTTGCTTGTAACCGGCGCTTGTACAATAAGCGATGCTGAAAATGGGGTTGTTACTTACACTTTGACTGGAACAGATTTTGCTCTTACCGGCACTTATCATGCCGAGTTGGAACTGACAATGGTATCCAGCGAAGTAACAACTGTACGGGAAAGCACCGGCAATTTCAGCATTACTGTAGCGGAGAGTGGTTGA
- a CDS encoding head-tail connector protein → MVDYCTLEEVKRELNISGGESDDILQALIGQTKDLIDKFCNRSFDSVTTTKYFDGTASPLCIPDLITLTSLKLDTNGDGVYEATLTTSDYILYPLNSTPKESIRINPNGNYSSFASGIPSGVSITGTWGYASTVPGPIHRASIIQVQRWYKRKETAFADVVGVPELGEVHYYKGLDPDIHLIVQAYRKQRYF, encoded by the coding sequence ATGGTTGATTATTGCACCCTTGAAGAAGTTAAAAGAGAACTTAATATTTCAGGTGGCGAGTCAGACGATATACTCCAAGCATTAATAGGGCAAACTAAAGACCTCATAGATAAGTTTTGTAACCGAAGTTTTGATAGCGTTACCACTACAAAGTACTTCGACGGAACCGCCAGCCCATTATGTATTCCAGATTTGATTACGCTCACCAGTCTCAAACTGGACACAAACGGAGACGGAGTTTACGAGGCCACTTTAACCACAAGCGATTATATTCTTTACCCCCTTAACAGCACACCCAAGGAGTCCATTAGAATAAATCCTAATGGAAACTATTCCAGTTTTGCCTCTGGTATTCCAAGTGGAGTTTCTATCACAGGAACATGGGGTTATGCCTCTACTGTACCAGGGCCAATACACAGGGCCAGCATAATACAAGTACAACGCTGGTATAAACGTAAAGAGACCGCCTTCGCTGATGTAGTGGGAGTGCCAGAATTAGGCGAAGTGCATTACTACAAGGGGCTTGACCCAGACATACATTTGATAGTTCAAGCCTATCGCAAGCAGAGGTATTTTTAA
- a CDS encoding HK97 gp10 family phage protein, giving the protein MANRAKKATVVDTGRLRASIATQISDLSAEIGTNVEYAPFVEFGTSKMEARHLEGSSKVLGEGMFTFAANNSQEDIDKFSDEMGKIMSDRWPK; this is encoded by the coding sequence ATGGCAAATCGAGCCAAGAAGGCAACTGTGGTAGATACAGGGCGCCTAAGAGCGTCAATCGCAACCCAGATATCAGACCTGTCAGCTGAAATAGGCACTAATGTTGAATATGCCCCTTTTGTTGAATTCGGCACGTCAAAGATGGAAGCCCGCCATTTAGAAGGTAGTTCTAAGGTGCTAGGTGAGGGTATGTTCACTTTCGCGGCCAATAATTCGCAAGAAGACATAGACAAATTCAGCGATGAGATGGGGAAAATCATGTCGGATAGGTGGCCAAAATGA
- a CDS encoding phage tail tape measure protein has product MAKSIADLVIKIGADTKDMEAGISSAQVKLQKLSEGAKKTGIGLMAVGTAVTGLGVAAVKSYAETGDALSKMATRTGISAQALSELKYAAQMSGSSIEDLETSVKRMQMFMADAAEGSTLATETLDKLGLKLTDLQGLNQEDQFLKLSYALADVDDAGQRAALAFDLFGKSGTDLLPMFADGSAALALLRQEANDLGVTMDDVSANRAAELGDSIEKLKTTFDGMKVQIGEALAPAVINLANSFTEKLKPAIAWLSEHPEATEAFIKFGLAFVGVGGLLLIIPRIVQAFRAIKIAIMEVSAALIFLQTLTGVGLVKALVGVAAAGAIIFGMNKVVEANTEDIPGFADGGIVTKPTLAMVGEAGPEAITPLGQGFGNTVNVTVQGSVIAEHDLAQSIRSALLQDKSRNANLGLA; this is encoded by the coding sequence ATGGCTAAGTCTATTGCCGATTTGGTTATTAAAATAGGTGCAGATACCAAGGATATGGAAGCCGGTATTTCTTCTGCCCAAGTTAAACTACAGAAACTATCTGAAGGTGCAAAAAAAACTGGCATAGGACTGATGGCTGTTGGAACTGCGGTAACTGGCCTAGGTGTAGCTGCGGTTAAATCCTACGCCGAAACTGGTGATGCACTTTCAAAAATGGCTACCAGAACAGGCATCAGTGCACAGGCATTATCAGAGTTGAAATATGCAGCTCAGATGTCCGGGAGCAGTATTGAAGACCTTGAAACTAGTGTTAAGCGTATGCAGATGTTCATGGCAGACGCAGCTGAAGGTTCAACACTCGCTACCGAAACACTGGATAAATTAGGATTAAAACTAACAGACCTCCAAGGATTAAACCAAGAAGACCAGTTTTTAAAATTGTCTTATGCCTTGGCAGATGTGGATGACGCGGGCCAGAGAGCCGCACTGGCCTTTGATTTATTTGGTAAAAGCGGAACTGACTTGCTCCCTATGTTTGCTGATGGCTCAGCTGCTCTAGCATTATTGCGACAAGAGGCAAACGACCTCGGAGTTACAATGGATGATGTCAGTGCCAACAGGGCAGCCGAACTCGGTGATTCAATTGAAAAATTAAAAACTACCTTTGACGGCATGAAAGTTCAGATAGGAGAAGCACTCGCCCCAGCAGTGATCAATTTAGCAAACAGTTTTACCGAAAAACTAAAACCAGCTATCGCATGGTTATCAGAACACCCTGAAGCCACAGAAGCATTTATTAAATTTGGGCTTGCATTTGTGGGTGTTGGCGGTCTCCTGTTGATAATCCCCCGGATTGTTCAAGCTTTTAGAGCTATCAAAATAGCCATCATGGAAGTAAGCGCCGCCTTAATATTCCTTCAGACTTTGACAGGAGTTGGTCTTGTAAAGGCTTTAGTTGGAGTTGCAGCGGCAGGTGCGATTATTTTTGGCATGAATAAGGTCGTAGAGGCTAACACAGAAGATATACCGGGATTTGCAGACGGGGGTATTGTAACTAAACCCACACTGGCGATGGTTGGAGAGGCAGGTCCCGAAGCGATAACCCCTCTCGGACAAGGATTTGGTAATACGGTAAATGTTACTGTTCAGGGTTCGGTCATAGCAGAACATGACCTTGCTCAAAGTATTCGCTCTGCCCTGCTACAAGATAAATCCCGTAATGCCAATTTAGGGCTGGCTTAA